The genome window GAGGGGCAAGTGGGGATGAGCCACCCCCTGGGGACGCACCACCCCGCCCCGGGGCCACCCAGTCCGTCCCACCCACCTCGCACGTGTTGTGGATGACGATGGTGTTGGTGCCGCCCATCATGATCTCCGACGTGTACTCGTCCAGCGCACGCTTGCTGTCCCCCACGTAGGGCACGTACTTGATCACCACCTGCGAAGCGACGTCCCGTCACCTCCCCATCACCCCGGTCGTCATCGTGTGGCCCCCCCACCAGGCCCCCAACTCACGCAGTGGTCAGGCTTGTCCTGGGGGCCGTAGAGGATGGGGTTGGCCTGGACCACGTCATCCACCACGTTGCTCTTGGAGATCTCCTTGGAGCGAAACTGCTGCGGGGCCGAGAGGTTCTTCCCGTCGTTGTTCCCCAGGTGGTTGTAGCTCACGATGGACTTGGTCTGGGCAGGGGGTGTGGGCAGGTCAcccccctgcctctgccccccaTCACAGGCAGGTCCCCGCCGTGCCACCCCGTCCCCATGTACCTTGAGTCCAGCGCCCACCAAGAAGTCCACCAGCACCGACTTGAGCTTGGTCTGACCCGACTTGAAGTCGTCGCCACAGATGAAGACGCGGCGCTGGGCGGCCAGCTCCACCGCCCCCGGCACGAAGGTGTTCTGCGGGGAGCCGTTGATGTAGGCGCAGCCCTCCAGGATGCTGGCCACAGCGAAGAGCGTGGACGGGGACACCTCCAGGCCTTGctgtggggacacggggcgGCTCAGCACTAGCAGGGCAGTGTTGTCACCCCCTCCCTTGTCCTCTCCCCCGTCCCCTGACCTCAATGGCCCGCAGCAGGTTGTCGGCAGTGTCGTTGAGCCCCGGCATGACGTCGCAGAAGCGCTCCGTGTTGGCCGTCCAGAGGACAATGACTTTGTCCACTCCGCTGGTCTCCTTGAAGTCCCGGATGTCCCTGCGGATCTGCTCCACCTGGGATGCCACCGAGGAGGACACATCAGCACGGTGGCATCCCCTCCATCACCCGTGTCCCACCACCGTCCCACCAGGACCTGCTCAGCCATGGACCCGTGGAGGACGTTGTCCGCCCGCTCCTCCTGGTTGGCGGCGATGAACTCGGGGATGTAGATGGAGGGTCGGGGCTTCATCTTCTCCAGGTGGGgccagagctgctcctgcagcgGCCAGTCCAGCACCTCTGCCCGCCGCATGGCCTCCGCCAGGTTCAACGAGGAGATGTCCCAGCCTGGGGGACCAGCGGTGACCAAGCACTCAGGGTCCCCCACCCCATCATGGGGTCCCCCCGCAAGCCCCACCTACCATCGAAGACGATGTCATTGGGATGCACCATGGGCAGCAGGTCACGGAAAGGCACGTAGACGTCGCCGGTGGGGCTGGTGCCCAGGCAGACAGTGGAGGCTTGGAGCAGGGAGCCATAGTAGTTGGCTTTCTGGGATGGAGAACATGAGGATAAGCCACTGGCACGGGGGgatccccagcacccccaaaccGTGGAGCCGGGGATGCAGACCACctctgcaggggcagggaggagctCGGGGGGCAGGGCCCAGAGTCAGACAGGAGCAGCTGAGCTCCGTGGGGATCATGCTCCGATGAGGATCCCTGCGGGACACCCAGGACCTCACTGGGGTCCCGCCGGGGACACCCACCTT of Phalacrocorax aristotelis chromosome W, bGulAri2.1, whole genome shotgun sequence contains these proteins:
- the ISYNA1 gene encoding inositol-3-phosphate synthase 1, with amino-acid sequence MAETFLVESPDVTYSKDFIEAKYTYSTVHVCKENGVTKVRPCSTRFTFRTGRQVPRLGVMLVGWGGNNGTTVTAAVLANKLGLSWMTKTGRKKANYYGSLLQASTVCLGTSPTGDVYVPFRDLLPMVHPNDIVFDGWDISSLNLAEAMRRAEVLDWPLQEQLWPHLEKMKPRPSIYIPEFIAANQEERADNVLHGSMAEQVEQIRRDIRDFKETSGVDKVIVLWTANTERFCDVMPGLNDTADNLLRAIEQGLEVSPSTLFAVASILEGCAYINGSPQNTFVPGAVELAAQRRVFICGDDFKSGQTKLKSVLVDFLVGAGLKTKSIVSYNHLGNNDGKNLSAPQQFRSKEISKSNVVDDVVQANPILYGPQDKPDHCVVIKYVPYVGDSKRALDEYTSEIMMGGTNTIVIHNTCEDSLLASPIILDLVILTELCQRITFCTEADPEFQGFHSILSIVAFLCKAPLVPEGTPVVNALFRQRSCIENILRACLGLPPQNHMLLEHKMQRPVPSPKRACPGGAACPLTPKKVPAAATLNGHPCSGTPRPGPPRTPLHVDGAD